Proteins encoded within one genomic window of Pseudorasbora parva isolate DD20220531a chromosome 3, ASM2467924v1, whole genome shotgun sequence:
- the cldn26 gene encoding putative claudin-24, whose product MVLFTTKFVQRASLFVSFGGLITTFITTFLPLWKTMNSDLNEMENWYEGLWHMCIYTEEVGVHCKAFESFLALPPDTLVSRVLMCISIATGILGVVATFFGLQGVEIGAGRERMKRALLILGGVFIVVSGITTLAPVSLMAYIMVVKFWDENLPDVMPRWEYGEAMFSAWFAGLLLVVGGAFLFVAVCMGDHEAKMQNKILARSQEQHPRTQHYRKTEIL is encoded by the coding sequence ATGGTGCTGTTCACCACTAAGTTTGTCCAGAGAGCTTCGCTATTTGTGTCCTTCGGAGGTTTAATCACAACATTTATTACAACCTTCCTGCCACTATGGAAGACGATGAACTCCGAtttgaatgagatggagaactGGTATGAGGGTCTCTGGCACATGTGTATCTACACGGAGGAAGTTGGCGTGCATTGCAAAGCCTTCGAGTCTTTCTTGGCCTTGCCACCAGACACTTTAGTTTCACGGGTTCTCATGTGCATTTCCATTGCGACGGGAATTCTTGGTGTAGTGGCTACTTTTTTTGGACTCCAGGGTGTTGAGATCGGTGCCGGACGGGAGAGGATGAAGAGGGCGCTGCTTATCCTCGGTGGAGTGTTCATCGTCGTGTCAGGGATCACGACCCTCGCACCCGTTTCACTGATGGCGTACATCATGGTAGTGAAATTCTGGGATGAGAATCTTCCTGATGTGATGCCCAGATGGGAGTACGGAGAGGCCATGTTTTCTGCCTGGTTTGCTGGACTTCTGTTAGTTGTTGGAGGGGCTTTTCTCTTTGTTGCGGTCTGCATGGGCGATCATGAAGcaaagatgcaaaataaaattctcGCTCGCAGTCAAGAACAGCATCCGAGAactcagcattacagaaagacAGAAATCCTATAG